The Budorcas taxicolor isolate Tak-1 chromosome 18, Takin1.1, whole genome shotgun sequence genome window below encodes:
- the CX3CL1 gene encoding fractalkine isoform X1, whose amino-acid sequence MGLLPLSWLPCLAVLCHLVVLLAGQQHGVNKCNFSCNKMTQKIPVSRLVGYQRNRESCNDGAVILKTVKGKSFCADPKEEWVQKAMKQLDQKAAVTQKSGTFERQIGEGEPRTPLGAREMYWSSASEVNFTGESSGLGAESALGTSPGVAGSMGTRSSSTSKAPDGGTQKTELINKAAITTTTSWQSSAADQPEAGLWTEGKASEAASTLVPSTQTLPTPVPSTQAPSTQTLPTPVPSTQTLPTLVPSTQAPSTQAPSTQTLPTETLPTQTLPTLVSSTQALPSLVPSTPVPSTQALTLSHAVLKDSSGPGSLTMGIKVQDSSKNSLGSKETSPSLAHTEAFLGLATVSRVFEVTIASEGTPSMDALASGSWAPETEELPKAKEPVLTTAGPQSLGILMTSVPDSQVATRRQAVGLLAFLGLLFCLGVGMFAYQRLQSCPRKMVGDMVEGICYVPRSCGSNSYVLVPV is encoded by the exons ATGGGTCTTCTGCCTCTCTCGTGGCTGCCCTGCTTGGCTGTCCTCTGCCATTTGGTTGTGCTGCTAGCTG GACAGCAACACGGTGTGAACAAGTGTAACTTCTCCTGCAACAAAATGACCCAGAAGATTCCCGTGTCTCGTCTAGTCGGCTACCAACGAAATCGGGAGTCCTGCAATGATGGAGCTGTCAT CCTGAAGACTGTGAAGGGTAAATCATTCTGTGCTGACCCAAAGGAGGAATGGGTCCAGAAAGCCATGAAGCAACTAGACCAGAAGGCTGCTGTGACTCAAAAGAGCGGCACATTCGAGAGGCAAATCGGTGAGGGTGAGCCCAGGACCCCCCTGGGCGCCAGAGAGATGTACTGGTCTTCTGCCTCAGAGGTGAATTTCACAGGCGAAAGCAGTGGTCTAGGGGCAGAGAGTGCCTTGGGGACTTCGCCAGGAGTGGCTGGTTCCATGGGGACCAGGTCCTCCTCCACTTCAAAAGCTCCAGATGGAGGGACTCAGAAAACTGAGCTTATCAACAAGgctgccatcaccaccaccacgtCTTGGCAGAGTTCTGCTGCCGACCAACCTGAGGCAGGCCTCTGGACTGAGGGGAAAGCCTCTGAGGCCGCCTCCACCCTGGTCCCCTCCACCcagaccctccccaccccagtccccTCCACCCAGGCCCCCTCCACCCAGACCCTCCCCACCCCGGTCCCCTCCACCCAGACCCTCCCCACCTTGGTCCCCTCCACCCAGGCCCCCTCCACCCAGGCCCCCTCCACCCAGACCCTCCCCACCGAGACCCTCCCCACCCAGACCCTCCCCACCCTGGTCTCCTCCACCCAGGCCCTCCCCTCCCTGGTCCCCTCCACCCCGGTCCCCTCCACCCAGGCCCTGACTCTTTCCCACGCTGTCTTAAAGGACAGCAGTGGGCCTGGAAGCCTAACTATGGGAATCAAGGTACAGGACTCATCAAAGAACTCTCTAGGGTCCAAAGAAACAAGTCCCTCTTTAGCTCACACGGAGGCCTTCCTGGGGTTGGCCACTGTGTCCAGAGTCTTTGAGGTCACTATAGCCTCTGAAGGGACCCCCAGCATGGATGCACTGGCCTCGGGCAGCTGGGCCCCCGAGACTGAGGAGCTCCCCAAGGCCAAGGAGCCCGTTCTCACCACTGCAGGCCCCCAGAGTCTGGGCATCCTTATGACGTCCGTGCCTGACTCCCAGGTGGCCACGCGAAGGCAGGCCGTAGGGCTGTTGGCCTTCCTCGGTCTCCTCTTCTGCCTGGGGGTGGGCATGTTTGCCTACCAGAGACTGCAGAGCTGCCCCCGCAAGATGGTGGGGGATATGGTGGAAGGGATCTGCTATGTCCCCCGGAGCTGTGGCAGTAATTCATATGTCCTGGTGCCAGTGTGA
- the CX3CL1 gene encoding fractalkine isoform X2, whose amino-acid sequence MTQKIPVSRLVGYQRNRESCNDGAVILKTVKGKSFCADPKEEWVQKAMKQLDQKAAVTQKSGTFERQIGEGEPRTPLGAREMYWSSASEVNFTGESSGLGAESALGTSPGVAGSMGTRSSSTSKAPDGGTQKTELINKAAITTTTSWQSSAADQPEAGLWTEGKASEAASTLVPSTQTLPTPVPSTQAPSTQTLPTPVPSTQTLPTLVPSTQAPSTQAPSTQTLPTETLPTQTLPTLVSSTQALPSLVPSTPVPSTQALTLSHAVLKDSSGPGSLTMGIKVQDSSKNSLGSKETSPSLAHTEAFLGLATVSRVFEVTIASEGTPSMDALASGSWAPETEELPKAKEPVLTTAGPQSLGILMTSVPDSQVATRRQAVGLLAFLGLLFCLGVGMFAYQRLQSCPRKMVGDMVEGICYVPRSCGSNSYVLVPV is encoded by the exons ATGACCCAGAAGATTCCCGTGTCTCGTCTAGTCGGCTACCAACGAAATCGGGAGTCCTGCAATGATGGAGCTGTCAT CCTGAAGACTGTGAAGGGTAAATCATTCTGTGCTGACCCAAAGGAGGAATGGGTCCAGAAAGCCATGAAGCAACTAGACCAGAAGGCTGCTGTGACTCAAAAGAGCGGCACATTCGAGAGGCAAATCGGTGAGGGTGAGCCCAGGACCCCCCTGGGCGCCAGAGAGATGTACTGGTCTTCTGCCTCAGAGGTGAATTTCACAGGCGAAAGCAGTGGTCTAGGGGCAGAGAGTGCCTTGGGGACTTCGCCAGGAGTGGCTGGTTCCATGGGGACCAGGTCCTCCTCCACTTCAAAAGCTCCAGATGGAGGGACTCAGAAAACTGAGCTTATCAACAAGgctgccatcaccaccaccacgtCTTGGCAGAGTTCTGCTGCCGACCAACCTGAGGCAGGCCTCTGGACTGAGGGGAAAGCCTCTGAGGCCGCCTCCACCCTGGTCCCCTCCACCcagaccctccccaccccagtccccTCCACCCAGGCCCCCTCCACCCAGACCCTCCCCACCCCGGTCCCCTCCACCCAGACCCTCCCCACCTTGGTCCCCTCCACCCAGGCCCCCTCCACCCAGGCCCCCTCCACCCAGACCCTCCCCACCGAGACCCTCCCCACCCAGACCCTCCCCACCCTGGTCTCCTCCACCCAGGCCCTCCCCTCCCTGGTCCCCTCCACCCCGGTCCCCTCCACCCAGGCCCTGACTCTTTCCCACGCTGTCTTAAAGGACAGCAGTGGGCCTGGAAGCCTAACTATGGGAATCAAGGTACAGGACTCATCAAAGAACTCTCTAGGGTCCAAAGAAACAAGTCCCTCTTTAGCTCACACGGAGGCCTTCCTGGGGTTGGCCACTGTGTCCAGAGTCTTTGAGGTCACTATAGCCTCTGAAGGGACCCCCAGCATGGATGCACTGGCCTCGGGCAGCTGGGCCCCCGAGACTGAGGAGCTCCCCAAGGCCAAGGAGCCCGTTCTCACCACTGCAGGCCCCCAGAGTCTGGGCATCCTTATGACGTCCGTGCCTGACTCCCAGGTGGCCACGCGAAGGCAGGCCGTAGGGCTGTTGGCCTTCCTCGGTCTCCTCTTCTGCCTGGGGGTGGGCATGTTTGCCTACCAGAGACTGCAGAGCTGCCCCCGCAAGATGGTGGGGGATATGGTGGAAGGGATCTGCTATGTCCCCCGGAGCTGTGGCAGTAATTCATATGTCCTGGTGCCAGTGTGA